aacttaaaaaatatatttaaaaaaattaataaaaaatacatttcttagcaaaaaataaaaaaatatataatatatataatttcatttgataaatagttatataatatttattttttttttttttttaatcaacccttataaaaatatataatgttgctctgaaaaaaaaaaatgcaataatttttttttaaggtaacaaaagaaaaaaaatatgagcattaaaaatatgtacatataattcaaataattataatttactCGTAATttgattataatatattttattaaatattacatatataattatattatatatatttatatactattAATTATTGACTATACAATATTGCATTTattgattttatttattgtatatatataaaataattaaaaaaaaaattatatatatttacggcataaataaataaaaaaatgtacatgatatattaattgggcgtaatatatataccattTAAAGGGCATTTCagatattcattttatacTCATTATATTACATATCATAAGGAtgagaaatataaatatatgtcatttataatgaaataataataaatggagggaataactatttataataagcCTTAAGgattatcaaataatatattttatagtgGTTTTATTcatgtttaaaaattaattcgaaatggtatattatatataaagagaatttttaaacatttcATTAGCTATccttatataataatgcattaaataaatggttgaaaattatatttttctggCTATTATGTTATTGTTCTTGTATGTACataatgttttataaaattgtaagCTTAAAAAAGTTTAACTAAAGTTACATTGGGATGTAAGATGAAGGTAGCAAGTGTATGCAAATGGGCCACGTATATGCCTAAAAAAACTTTTAATACAGATATAGTATACTACTTATGAATCGATATGATCTGCTTTATATTGAGCAAAACTAGATATGCTGATATCTATCAACATTTtggtatatttatataagaaTATTAAAGAAGGTTGCACCCTTTTTTAATGCATGTTCTTATTTCATATTGCTCTTGCTTACATTTTGGGgggtgaaaaaaattatttgtatatgtatatatttttaatatacatatatggaTGCTATGTTGTATTTTCTGATAAGCCCGCTTTGCagacaatatatttactacgaattatttaattttcgAAATTGTCcttatgtatattaaaataagaaTATTCGTTCAGGTCCTTTTTTAATCCTCCTACAgctatataaaatatggatGTAGAAagattgtaaaaaaaatgctttataataatttttttgtatttttagtTATCTTTATGCAccatcataaaaaataagataataaataataatggaatTGTATGTCCcccaaaatatatgtaataatattttttgttgaatttataaaaaaaagggtttatatatttgtatttaatgataaagggaaatttaaaaatccgttttgtttattaaaatatagacatatatatattgtcgTTATATAAAGGAGAGGTATATttgcaaaataatatgtgttatataatgtaaggaaaattttttcttcctaTTTTTAGAACAGGTtgaatatttcaaaaatttataaaaaataattacacCTATTTCGGTACATTATTAAAcagtttttttcttattacaatttataataatacaaaagtagaatatattttttttgtaagtaccaaaaatgtatttgaaatataagaataataaaataaatatatataaatagatTTAGTGTGGTTTATTAGTTGTTTGAAATATGTATTGAAAAATGAGTTCCACAATTATTGAGAGTAAAGagaatttattaaaaggtATTggagaaaaagaaaatttaagaTCCTTTTTAGAGGTAAGCAattctttttaaataatatatgacacatttttcatataaaaaataatttaatattaatatttttctatgaTTGGAAATATacgaaatatttttatataaaatgcagATGATAATGAATGAAAGTAAGTACACAAATTTTAAAGTCACAGTAAAAGACAATAGAGAGTTTTTTGgttctttaaaatatttagataaaaattatttattcctTATGAGTTGTGAGGAGCACTATAAAGGTTCACCTACACATGGTATGcatatgtgtgtatatatttgtataggAAATTTAGTAGTTGTATTTCCCCCGTTTAATTAGTCCAGCATAATTAAATGGCATAAgcctatatattattatacaatttttgaattttttttcttttgaaGGTAGCCAAGATTATAAAAGAGACTGCAGTGATGCTTTAATTCCGTTGAgtttaataaaatcaattgaaatcgaaaaaagtttttttaataactgTTATGAagaatttacaaaaaatataacataatatattttatatatacaaaatgcatatattttttaagacacaaaaaagtattatatatttatgtacattctttatttgtaatattaaaaaaaattttaaaaactttAATTTGAAAAGTTTAAGAttcttcatcatttaaaatttcttCTTTCATAATCTGaaattataagaaaaaaaaatgtatagccatttttgaatatattaaatgggtataaatatgaatgcatatgtttataattcatagtaaaaaaaaatacctCTTGTAGTTGGATATACATTTCGTAATAATCATCGCCCTTAAGCATGTCTTTGACAAAGTAGCATGTTACTCGTATTCGAACCTGTGAATGCAAAAGAAATGGTATGTGTTATGCATGTTTTTTGTCGAGTCGGTTATCTATTGAGTATAGACAAAAGTGCATATTGTGCATGCTGGAAGTTTTGGGAATAATTAATTGGAttgtgataaaaaaaaaatcttaCTTGTTCTAAAGCTCCTTTGATCACTccacaaaataaattacaatAATTTAAAGAGGATAGTGATTTTGGTAACTCAACAAAATCGCATAAAGGATTTTCGTGAAAAACgattgaatatatatttgactCTTTATTTACACAAGTAACGGTCCCGGTTATTCCTAGGAACATTTTAAATGCTACCTATAAGTGGGAAGAATAAGCATGTgcatgtatgtatatagcATACTTATTAATTTAGGCGAAGGTTAGTAGCATTTTTTAGTTAGATTACCTTTGCTATAACTTCCATTGTTTCTTCGAAATCTTCACAAAAAGAGATCTCGGATTTTGCAAGAAATTCTTCGATCAATCGTACCCCGATATTATGGCCCCTAAAAAGTAAGCATTTCAGCATGCATATTAATTACATGGATAGGGTGTGGAAATTGGcatatattaacattttcTCATGATTTTCTTGCTTACATTTTACTTAATTGGTCATTAACTTCATCGACAATCTCAAAGTCCTTCAGCAACTGACTCACCAAAGCTCCATATGTGAGGGACAGCAACTCGGAGTTCTATAATGTGCAGCAAcatgcataataatatgaatgtattattttttgaaaaatgttACAGATTTAGAAGAGTAAACAATAAATGGTTTTACTAGGCAGTATTATGATATAGTAAACATAAATAGGAGTATgtataaaatggaaaaaaaaaaattatttattttatgtattaacCACTTTCTCTAATTTTGCAAATATAGCATCCCCttgtttttcatatttatctttcatcatttttgagtcttaaaataatattaacaactagctattaatgataaaataaaaatgtaaattatttccCTTTCTAAAGGTATCCCTTTTGAAGTATCAATGAAaatcaatattttatttattatcgttttttttgaaaaaaatatgtttgcAAAAATATGCGCCTTATTGTAAATCTATAGCCCACGTcgatattataaaaaaaaaaaaaaaaaaaaaaaaaaattttcaactATTTACCCATTTGAAGTGTGATATTATTTAGAACTCCCAAACAAATGTAGGTAGcgaattataaaatatagatttatatatgaCCCTATATTTGTTTCGTAGTTTTTTTCGCAATTTCCGTCGTTCACCATTTTGTATAAGATAATAACCCAAATGgaataaaaagtaaatgAGAAACACCGGAAAGGTGACAAGTAAATTTGTAGAAAAAACAAGTGGGTTTTCACAATTAcccatttttaatttgttttccAAATATAGTACGAATAAATGTAGGCAATTAAACATTcgataaattatatattttatattaaactGTTTAATTGCCtacatttatttgtaaCAATGTTTTATCAGTCAGTTGAAACAATAAGATGTGTATGGAATGGTTTAAAGGGAtggtaataatttttaaagttGGTGAAATGTTAGTTTTCCTCATTTAACCCTTGGTGGagtcttttcttttttgtttttttttccattttgagaaattaggaaaataaaaaatggaaaatttgTGTAAATTATAAGTTctccttatttttttatgaaatatatttaaaaaatgtgaataataataaaaaaaaatatatttataattaatttaaaggtgtaaaaatttttaactCCTAAAAAGAAttagttttttttcgttGGGTTTTTTTGGTGTTCTATTTTGTTGTAGAAAAttggtatatatataattttttttaatttataaaaatgattatattgtatatatttatgtttatatttttttttattttttaaatatagagATTTGTTTATTTGCTAGTCTATGTTGTATATGGggtttgtaaaaaattgttgtTGGCAAATCGgc
This sequence is a window from Plasmodium chabaudi chabaudi strain AS genome assembly, chromosome: 7. Protein-coding genes within it:
- a CDS encoding trafficking protein particle complex subunit 3, putative, yielding MMKDKYEKQGDAIFAKLEKVNSELLSLTYGALVSQLLKDFEIVDEVNDQLSKMGHNIGVRLIEEFLAKSEISFCEDFEETMEVIAKVAFKMFLGITGTVTCVNKESNIYSIVFHENPLCDFVELPKSLSSLNYCNLFCGVIKGALEQVRIRVTCYFVKDMLKGDDYYEMYIQLQEIMKEEILNDEES